In Ovis canadensis isolate MfBH-ARS-UI-01 breed Bighorn chromosome 3, ARS-UI_OviCan_v2, whole genome shotgun sequence, one DNA window encodes the following:
- the DPM2 gene encoding dolichol phosphate-mannose biosynthesis regulatory protein, which yields MATGTDQVVGLGLVALSLIIFTYYTAWVILLPFIDSQHVIHKYFLPRAYAIAIPLAAGLLLLLFVGIFITYVMLRNQKDTKKAQ from the exons ATG GCCACGGGAACAGACCAGGTGGTGGGACTCGGCCTCGTCGCCCTTAGCCTGATCATCTTCACTTATTACACCGCCTGGGTAATTCTCTTG CCATTCATCGACAGTCAGCATGTCATCCACAAGTATTTCCTGCCCCGAGCCTATGCCATTGCTATCCCACTGGCtgctggcctcctgctgctcctgtTTGTGG GTATATTCATCACCTACGTGATGCTGAGGAACCAGAAGGATACCAAAAAGGCTCAGTGA